A single window of Dermochelys coriacea isolate rDerCor1 chromosome 2, rDerCor1.pri.v4, whole genome shotgun sequence DNA harbors:
- the LOC119850987 gene encoding uncharacterized protein LOC119850987 isoform X1 gives MNTAPASENGPYSTNHTRPFFYAQPTAQQPFPNPWYLSHVYNPYCVPAPGFRSGNPYFPFYSVALHEYPGYLVPQHPMHTRVNRRPYFNVPPPSPLFYHATRFRHYSGPGKKTVTKETQTDPRQPENKPKKHQDLRTETKGCEAGKMTCVSSGMGTETESTSVKQDSSGSSLMPERDFQNKGSSSSSQYRNIPSGSYAFEKEEVRIEYGNGSPAIQLWKSFKETIPLYDVASGKPVPENIVQRDLFSVSSCEGVIYSPHESEELVSCASYSDERKNALSLKQSGDDGQEKEVQNNEVKLDAEKQGNASRKVKSSVDEARAVQIAELARTVCSDQLVARQDTLFKKSNLKRSAASKTSEEESNLVQQAGLFPSSTEITHDSSPQQKKLNQSYSSTNVTDKSLWCEESVEKYVPSNSWLACVDDMDTNYNYNICLPQRNRQSVISLSSDEMSSKDDEGSSIDDVPVSYFVPDYVLQKSMYAFQKSTEGSEKEKIKSGGSLNEDEVVGREQTNIVNSQNFKSCSEVKIKNMASRGRKIGVLPRSSGQKKIYSLKKKAVKSLSLSEAEDSEEYFVAEEDGDEDEDDLDEVEYFFQEATPYGPLIPGKGSFYRQIGQRVLWKPPKNAIPAHLISWPAQEKIKTKSGFCESTGLAYKSGEKEQDEVAYSDYGYYGKKRLTAKQEGSDHQRTSQRSSRVRLLKENRGMTADEYWIRSGAKPKFASLIHGSLSPPTKSKQQGNLLLDKPKRKKIGKPPYKRRDTRCEAEDIEVWEIPKPSAHKGYGSKRSLYKRR, from the exons ATGAACACTGCTCCAGCTTCAGAAAATGGACCATATTCCACAAACCACACAAGACCCTTTTTTTATGCACAGCCAACAGCACAACAGCCTTTCCCAAATCCATGGTACCTCAGTCATGTATATAATCCATACTGCGTACCTGCCCCAG GTTTCAGAAGTGGAAAtccatattttccattttattctgttGCACTACATGAGTACCCTGGATATCTTGTTCCACAACATCCCATGCACACAAGAGTTAACAGAAGACCTTATTTTAATGttcccccaccctctcctctgTTTTATCATGCAACAAGGTTTAGACATTATAGTGGCCCTGGGAAAAAAACAGTGACCAAAGAAACACAGACTGATCCTAGACAGcctgaaaacaaaccaaaaaagcatCAGGATCTCCGTACAGAAACGAAAGGCTGTGAAGCAGGAAAAATGACTTGTGTTTCTTCTGGTATGGGTACAGAAACTGAAAGTACTTCAGTGAAACAAGATTCATCTGGATCTTCTCTTATGCCAGAAAGAGACTTTCAAAATAAGGGGTCTTCCAGCTCTTCACAATACAGAAACATTCCTTCAGGAAGCTATGCTTTTGAGAAAGAAGAGGTCCGAATAGAGTATGGCAATGGCTCGCCTGCAATTCAGCTATGGAAGTCCTTTAAGGAAACTATTCCTCTATATGATGTGGCAAGTGGTAAACCAGTCCCAGAGAATATTGTGCAACGTGACTTGTTTTCTGTTAGCTCTTGTGAAGGGGTAATATATAGCCCTCATGAAAGTGAGGAATTGGTGTCATGCGCTTCTTATTCAGATGAACGAAAAAATGCGCTCTCTTTGAAGCAGAGTGGTGACGATGGGCAGGAAAAAGAGGTCCAAAATAATGAAGTAAAACTAGATGCAGAAAAGCAGGGAAATGCAAGCCGAAAGGTAAAATCTTCTGTAGATGAAGCCAGGGCAGTGCAAATAGCTGAGCTGGCCAGAACTGTTTGTAGTGATCAGCTAGTGGCAAGGCAGGACACACTgtttaaaaaatctaatttgaAAAGATCTGCTGCTTCAAAAACTTCTGAAGAGGAGTCCAACCTTGTTCAGCAAGCAGGATTATTTCCATCCAGTACGGAAATAACACATGACTCAAGTCCACAGCAGAAAAAGCTAAATCAGAGCTACAGTTCAACCAACGTAACGGATAAAAGCTTATGGTGTGAAGAATCCGTGGAGAAGTATGTTCCGTCTAACAGCTGGTTAGCTTGTGTGGATGATATGGACACTAACTACAACTATAATATTTGTTTGCCACAAAGGAATCGTCAAAGTGTAATCAGTCTGTCTTCTGACGAAATGTCTTCTAAAGATGATGAAGGATCATCAATTGATGATGTACCAGTGTCTTATTTTGTCCCTGACTATGTGCTTCAGAAGAGCATGTACGCTTTCCAAAAAAGTACAGAGGGCTCggagaaagagaaaattaaaagtgGTGGCTCCCTTAATGAAGATGAAGTGGTAGGAAGGGAGCAGACCAATATTGTCAATAGCCAGAACTTCAAAAGCTGTTCAGAAGTGAAGATTAAAAACATGGCCAGCAGAGGTAGAAAGATTGGGGTCCTCCCTAGATCTTCTGGTCAGAAGAAAATCTACTCCCTAAAGAAAAAAGCTGTTAAGagtttgtctctgtcagaggCTGAAGACTCTGAAGAATATTTTGTGGCAGAGGAAGATGGTGACGAGGATGAAGATGATCTGGATGAAGTTGAATATTTCTTTCAAGAAGCCACTCCGTATGGACCCTTGATCCCTGGTAAAGGCAGTTTCTACAGACAGATTGGACAGAGGGTGCTTTGGAAACCACCTAAAAATGCCATACCAGCTCACTTGATTAGCTGGCCTGCTcaggagaaaataaaaactaaGAGTGGGTTCTGTGAAAGCACTGGTCTGGCTTATAAATCAGGTGAGAAGGAACAGGATGAGGTTGCGTACAGTGATTACGGGTACTATGGAAAAAAGAGGCTTACAGCAAAACAAGAGGGATCTGACCATCAGAGAACTTCACAGAGGTCTTCAAGAG TAAGGTTACTAAAGGAAAACAGGGGGATGACAGCTGATGAGTACTGGATTAGAAGTGGCGCTAAACCCAAATTTGCCAGCCTGATTCACGGTAGCCTATCACCCCCAACCAAAAGCAAACAACAAG GTAATCTGCTTTTGGATAaaccaaaaaggaaaaagataggCAAACCCCCTTACAAACGTAGAGATACAAGATGTGAGGCAGAAGACATTGAAGTGTGGGAAATTCCTAAACCCAGTGCACACAAAG ggtatGGATCAAAGAGGTCTCTCTACAAAAGAAGATAA
- the LOC119850987 gene encoding uncharacterized protein LOC119850987 isoform X3 yields MNTAPASENGPYSTNHTRPFFYAQPTAQQPFPNPWYLSHVYNPYCVPAPGFRSGNPYFPFYSVALHEYPGYLVPQHPMHTRVNRRPYFNVPPPSPLFYHATRFRHYSGPGKKTVTKETQTDPRQPENKPKKHQDLRTETKGCEAGKMTCVSSGMGTETESTSVKQDSSGSSLMPERDFQNKGSSSSSQYRNIPSGSYAFEKEEVRIEYGNGSPAIQLWKSFKETIPLYDVASGKPVPENIVQRDLFSVSSCEGVIYSPHESEELVSCASYSDERKNALSLKQSGDDGQEKEVQNNEVKLDAEKQGNASRKVKSSVDEARAVQIAELARTVCSDQLVARQDTLFKKSNLKRSAASKTSEEESNLVQQAGLFPSSTEITHDSSPQQKKLNQSYSSTNVTDKSLWCEESVEKYVPSNSWLACVDDMDTNYNYNICLPQRNRQSVISLSSDEMSSKDDEGSSIDDVPVSYFVPDYVLQKSMYAFQKSTEGSEKEKIKSGGSLNEDEVVGREQTNIVNSQNFKSCSEVKIKNMASRGRKIGVLPRSSGQKKIYSLKKKAVKSLSLSEAEDSEEYFVAEEDGDEDEDDLDEVEYFFQEATPYGPLIPGKGSFYRQIGQRVLWKPPKNAIPAHLISWPAQEKIKTKSGFCESTGLAYKSGEKEQDEVAYSDYGYYGKKRLTAKQEGSDHQRTSQRSSRGNLLLDKPKRKKIGKPPYKRRDTRCEAEDIEVWEIPKPSAHKGYGSKRSLYKRR; encoded by the exons ATGAACACTGCTCCAGCTTCAGAAAATGGACCATATTCCACAAACCACACAAGACCCTTTTTTTATGCACAGCCAACAGCACAACAGCCTTTCCCAAATCCATGGTACCTCAGTCATGTATATAATCCATACTGCGTACCTGCCCCAG GTTTCAGAAGTGGAAAtccatattttccattttattctgttGCACTACATGAGTACCCTGGATATCTTGTTCCACAACATCCCATGCACACAAGAGTTAACAGAAGACCTTATTTTAATGttcccccaccctctcctctgTTTTATCATGCAACAAGGTTTAGACATTATAGTGGCCCTGGGAAAAAAACAGTGACCAAAGAAACACAGACTGATCCTAGACAGcctgaaaacaaaccaaaaaagcatCAGGATCTCCGTACAGAAACGAAAGGCTGTGAAGCAGGAAAAATGACTTGTGTTTCTTCTGGTATGGGTACAGAAACTGAAAGTACTTCAGTGAAACAAGATTCATCTGGATCTTCTCTTATGCCAGAAAGAGACTTTCAAAATAAGGGGTCTTCCAGCTCTTCACAATACAGAAACATTCCTTCAGGAAGCTATGCTTTTGAGAAAGAAGAGGTCCGAATAGAGTATGGCAATGGCTCGCCTGCAATTCAGCTATGGAAGTCCTTTAAGGAAACTATTCCTCTATATGATGTGGCAAGTGGTAAACCAGTCCCAGAGAATATTGTGCAACGTGACTTGTTTTCTGTTAGCTCTTGTGAAGGGGTAATATATAGCCCTCATGAAAGTGAGGAATTGGTGTCATGCGCTTCTTATTCAGATGAACGAAAAAATGCGCTCTCTTTGAAGCAGAGTGGTGACGATGGGCAGGAAAAAGAGGTCCAAAATAATGAAGTAAAACTAGATGCAGAAAAGCAGGGAAATGCAAGCCGAAAGGTAAAATCTTCTGTAGATGAAGCCAGGGCAGTGCAAATAGCTGAGCTGGCCAGAACTGTTTGTAGTGATCAGCTAGTGGCAAGGCAGGACACACTgtttaaaaaatctaatttgaAAAGATCTGCTGCTTCAAAAACTTCTGAAGAGGAGTCCAACCTTGTTCAGCAAGCAGGATTATTTCCATCCAGTACGGAAATAACACATGACTCAAGTCCACAGCAGAAAAAGCTAAATCAGAGCTACAGTTCAACCAACGTAACGGATAAAAGCTTATGGTGTGAAGAATCCGTGGAGAAGTATGTTCCGTCTAACAGCTGGTTAGCTTGTGTGGATGATATGGACACTAACTACAACTATAATATTTGTTTGCCACAAAGGAATCGTCAAAGTGTAATCAGTCTGTCTTCTGACGAAATGTCTTCTAAAGATGATGAAGGATCATCAATTGATGATGTACCAGTGTCTTATTTTGTCCCTGACTATGTGCTTCAGAAGAGCATGTACGCTTTCCAAAAAAGTACAGAGGGCTCggagaaagagaaaattaaaagtgGTGGCTCCCTTAATGAAGATGAAGTGGTAGGAAGGGAGCAGACCAATATTGTCAATAGCCAGAACTTCAAAAGCTGTTCAGAAGTGAAGATTAAAAACATGGCCAGCAGAGGTAGAAAGATTGGGGTCCTCCCTAGATCTTCTGGTCAGAAGAAAATCTACTCCCTAAAGAAAAAAGCTGTTAAGagtttgtctctgtcagaggCTGAAGACTCTGAAGAATATTTTGTGGCAGAGGAAGATGGTGACGAGGATGAAGATGATCTGGATGAAGTTGAATATTTCTTTCAAGAAGCCACTCCGTATGGACCCTTGATCCCTGGTAAAGGCAGTTTCTACAGACAGATTGGACAGAGGGTGCTTTGGAAACCACCTAAAAATGCCATACCAGCTCACTTGATTAGCTGGCCTGCTcaggagaaaataaaaactaaGAGTGGGTTCTGTGAAAGCACTGGTCTGGCTTATAAATCAGGTGAGAAGGAACAGGATGAGGTTGCGTACAGTGATTACGGGTACTATGGAAAAAAGAGGCTTACAGCAAAACAAGAGGGATCTGACCATCAGAGAACTTCACAGAGGTCTTCAAGAG GTAATCTGCTTTTGGATAaaccaaaaaggaaaaagataggCAAACCCCCTTACAAACGTAGAGATACAAGATGTGAGGCAGAAGACATTGAAGTGTGGGAAATTCCTAAACCCAGTGCACACAAAG ggtatGGATCAAAGAGGTCTCTCTACAAAAGAAGATAA
- the LOC119850987 gene encoding uncharacterized protein LOC119850987 isoform X2, which yields MNTAPASENGPYSTNHTRPFFYAQPTAQQPFPNPWYLSHVYNPYCVPAPGFRSGNPYFPFYSVALHEYPGYLVPQHPMHTRVNRRPYFNVPPPSPLFYHATRFRHYSGPGKKTVTKETQTDPRQPENKPKKHQDLRTETKGCEAGKMTCVSSGMGTETESTSVKQDSSGSSLMPERDFQNKGSSSSSQYRNIPSGSYAFEKEEVRIEYGNGSPAIQLWKSFKETIPLYDVASGKPVPENIVQRDLFSVSSCEGVIYSPHESEELVSCASYSDERKNALSLKQSGDDGQEKEVQNNEVKLDAEKQGNASRKVKSSVDEARAVQIAELARTVCSDQLVARQDTLFKKSNLKRSAASKTSEEESNLVQQAGLFPSSTEITHDSSPQQKKLNQSYSSTNVTDKSLWCEESVEKYVPSNSWLACVDDMDTNYNYNICLPQRNRQSVISLSSDEMSSKDDEGSSIDDVPVSYFVPDYVLQKSMYAFQKSTEGSEKEKIKSGGSLNEDEVVGREQTNIVNSQNFKSCSEVKIKNMASRGRKIGVLPRSSGQKKIYSLKKKAVKSLSLSEAEDSEEYFVAEEDGDEDEDDLDEVEYFFQEATPYGPLIPGKGSFYRQIGQRVLWKPPKNAIPAHLISWPAQEKIKTKSGFCESTGLAYKSGEKEQDEVAYSDYGYYGKKRLTAKQEGSDHQRTSQRSSRVRLLKENRGMTADEYWIRSGAKPKFASLIHGSLSPPTKSKQQGNLLLDKPKRKKIGKPPYKRRDTRCEAEDIEVWEIPKPSAHKG from the exons ATGAACACTGCTCCAGCTTCAGAAAATGGACCATATTCCACAAACCACACAAGACCCTTTTTTTATGCACAGCCAACAGCACAACAGCCTTTCCCAAATCCATGGTACCTCAGTCATGTATATAATCCATACTGCGTACCTGCCCCAG GTTTCAGAAGTGGAAAtccatattttccattttattctgttGCACTACATGAGTACCCTGGATATCTTGTTCCACAACATCCCATGCACACAAGAGTTAACAGAAGACCTTATTTTAATGttcccccaccctctcctctgTTTTATCATGCAACAAGGTTTAGACATTATAGTGGCCCTGGGAAAAAAACAGTGACCAAAGAAACACAGACTGATCCTAGACAGcctgaaaacaaaccaaaaaagcatCAGGATCTCCGTACAGAAACGAAAGGCTGTGAAGCAGGAAAAATGACTTGTGTTTCTTCTGGTATGGGTACAGAAACTGAAAGTACTTCAGTGAAACAAGATTCATCTGGATCTTCTCTTATGCCAGAAAGAGACTTTCAAAATAAGGGGTCTTCCAGCTCTTCACAATACAGAAACATTCCTTCAGGAAGCTATGCTTTTGAGAAAGAAGAGGTCCGAATAGAGTATGGCAATGGCTCGCCTGCAATTCAGCTATGGAAGTCCTTTAAGGAAACTATTCCTCTATATGATGTGGCAAGTGGTAAACCAGTCCCAGAGAATATTGTGCAACGTGACTTGTTTTCTGTTAGCTCTTGTGAAGGGGTAATATATAGCCCTCATGAAAGTGAGGAATTGGTGTCATGCGCTTCTTATTCAGATGAACGAAAAAATGCGCTCTCTTTGAAGCAGAGTGGTGACGATGGGCAGGAAAAAGAGGTCCAAAATAATGAAGTAAAACTAGATGCAGAAAAGCAGGGAAATGCAAGCCGAAAGGTAAAATCTTCTGTAGATGAAGCCAGGGCAGTGCAAATAGCTGAGCTGGCCAGAACTGTTTGTAGTGATCAGCTAGTGGCAAGGCAGGACACACTgtttaaaaaatctaatttgaAAAGATCTGCTGCTTCAAAAACTTCTGAAGAGGAGTCCAACCTTGTTCAGCAAGCAGGATTATTTCCATCCAGTACGGAAATAACACATGACTCAAGTCCACAGCAGAAAAAGCTAAATCAGAGCTACAGTTCAACCAACGTAACGGATAAAAGCTTATGGTGTGAAGAATCCGTGGAGAAGTATGTTCCGTCTAACAGCTGGTTAGCTTGTGTGGATGATATGGACACTAACTACAACTATAATATTTGTTTGCCACAAAGGAATCGTCAAAGTGTAATCAGTCTGTCTTCTGACGAAATGTCTTCTAAAGATGATGAAGGATCATCAATTGATGATGTACCAGTGTCTTATTTTGTCCCTGACTATGTGCTTCAGAAGAGCATGTACGCTTTCCAAAAAAGTACAGAGGGCTCggagaaagagaaaattaaaagtgGTGGCTCCCTTAATGAAGATGAAGTGGTAGGAAGGGAGCAGACCAATATTGTCAATAGCCAGAACTTCAAAAGCTGTTCAGAAGTGAAGATTAAAAACATGGCCAGCAGAGGTAGAAAGATTGGGGTCCTCCCTAGATCTTCTGGTCAGAAGAAAATCTACTCCCTAAAGAAAAAAGCTGTTAAGagtttgtctctgtcagaggCTGAAGACTCTGAAGAATATTTTGTGGCAGAGGAAGATGGTGACGAGGATGAAGATGATCTGGATGAAGTTGAATATTTCTTTCAAGAAGCCACTCCGTATGGACCCTTGATCCCTGGTAAAGGCAGTTTCTACAGACAGATTGGACAGAGGGTGCTTTGGAAACCACCTAAAAATGCCATACCAGCTCACTTGATTAGCTGGCCTGCTcaggagaaaataaaaactaaGAGTGGGTTCTGTGAAAGCACTGGTCTGGCTTATAAATCAGGTGAGAAGGAACAGGATGAGGTTGCGTACAGTGATTACGGGTACTATGGAAAAAAGAGGCTTACAGCAAAACAAGAGGGATCTGACCATCAGAGAACTTCACAGAGGTCTTCAAGAG TAAGGTTACTAAAGGAAAACAGGGGGATGACAGCTGATGAGTACTGGATTAGAAGTGGCGCTAAACCCAAATTTGCCAGCCTGATTCACGGTAGCCTATCACCCCCAACCAAAAGCAAACAACAAG GTAATCTGCTTTTGGATAaaccaaaaaggaaaaagataggCAAACCCCCTTACAAACGTAGAGATACAAGATGTGAGGCAGAAGACATTGAAGTGTGGGAAATTCCTAAACCCAGTGCACACAAAGGTTAG
- the LOC119850987 gene encoding uncharacterized protein LOC119850987 isoform X4 — translation MNTAPASENGPYSTNHTRPFFYAQPTAQQPFPNPWYLSHVYNPYCVPAPGFRSGNPYFPFYSVALHEYPGYLVPQHPMHTRVNRRPYFNVPPPSPLFYHATRFRHYSGPGKKTVTKETQTDPRQPENKPKKHQDLRTETKGCEAGKMTCVSSGMGTETESTSVKQDSSGSSLMPERDFQNKGSSSSSQYRNIPSGSYAFEKEEVRIEYGNGSPAIQLWKSFKETIPLYDVASGKPVPENIVQRDLFSVSSCEGVIYSPHESEELVSCASYSDERKNALSLKQSGDDGQEKEVQNNEVKLDAEKQGNASRKVKSSVDEARAVQIAELARTVCSDQLVARQDTLFKKSNLKRSAASKTSEEESNLVQQAGLFPSSTEITHDSSPQQKKLNQSYSSTNVTDKSLWCEESVEKYVPSNSWLACVDDMDTNYNYNICLPQRNRQSVISLSSDEMSSKDDEGSSIDDVPVSYFVPDYVLQKSMYAFQKSTEGSEKEKIKSGGSLNEDEVVGREQTNIVNSQNFKSCSEVKIKNMASRGRKIGVLPRSSGQKKIYSLKKKAVKSLSLSEAEDSEEYFVAEEDGDEDEDDLDEVEYFFQEATPYGPLIPGKGSFYRQIGQRVLWKPPKNAIPAHLISWPAQEKIKTKSGFCESTGLAYKSGEKEQDEVAYSDYGYYGKKRLTAKQEGSDHQRTSQRSSRGY, via the exons ATGAACACTGCTCCAGCTTCAGAAAATGGACCATATTCCACAAACCACACAAGACCCTTTTTTTATGCACAGCCAACAGCACAACAGCCTTTCCCAAATCCATGGTACCTCAGTCATGTATATAATCCATACTGCGTACCTGCCCCAG GTTTCAGAAGTGGAAAtccatattttccattttattctgttGCACTACATGAGTACCCTGGATATCTTGTTCCACAACATCCCATGCACACAAGAGTTAACAGAAGACCTTATTTTAATGttcccccaccctctcctctgTTTTATCATGCAACAAGGTTTAGACATTATAGTGGCCCTGGGAAAAAAACAGTGACCAAAGAAACACAGACTGATCCTAGACAGcctgaaaacaaaccaaaaaagcatCAGGATCTCCGTACAGAAACGAAAGGCTGTGAAGCAGGAAAAATGACTTGTGTTTCTTCTGGTATGGGTACAGAAACTGAAAGTACTTCAGTGAAACAAGATTCATCTGGATCTTCTCTTATGCCAGAAAGAGACTTTCAAAATAAGGGGTCTTCCAGCTCTTCACAATACAGAAACATTCCTTCAGGAAGCTATGCTTTTGAGAAAGAAGAGGTCCGAATAGAGTATGGCAATGGCTCGCCTGCAATTCAGCTATGGAAGTCCTTTAAGGAAACTATTCCTCTATATGATGTGGCAAGTGGTAAACCAGTCCCAGAGAATATTGTGCAACGTGACTTGTTTTCTGTTAGCTCTTGTGAAGGGGTAATATATAGCCCTCATGAAAGTGAGGAATTGGTGTCATGCGCTTCTTATTCAGATGAACGAAAAAATGCGCTCTCTTTGAAGCAGAGTGGTGACGATGGGCAGGAAAAAGAGGTCCAAAATAATGAAGTAAAACTAGATGCAGAAAAGCAGGGAAATGCAAGCCGAAAGGTAAAATCTTCTGTAGATGAAGCCAGGGCAGTGCAAATAGCTGAGCTGGCCAGAACTGTTTGTAGTGATCAGCTAGTGGCAAGGCAGGACACACTgtttaaaaaatctaatttgaAAAGATCTGCTGCTTCAAAAACTTCTGAAGAGGAGTCCAACCTTGTTCAGCAAGCAGGATTATTTCCATCCAGTACGGAAATAACACATGACTCAAGTCCACAGCAGAAAAAGCTAAATCAGAGCTACAGTTCAACCAACGTAACGGATAAAAGCTTATGGTGTGAAGAATCCGTGGAGAAGTATGTTCCGTCTAACAGCTGGTTAGCTTGTGTGGATGATATGGACACTAACTACAACTATAATATTTGTTTGCCACAAAGGAATCGTCAAAGTGTAATCAGTCTGTCTTCTGACGAAATGTCTTCTAAAGATGATGAAGGATCATCAATTGATGATGTACCAGTGTCTTATTTTGTCCCTGACTATGTGCTTCAGAAGAGCATGTACGCTTTCCAAAAAAGTACAGAGGGCTCggagaaagagaaaattaaaagtgGTGGCTCCCTTAATGAAGATGAAGTGGTAGGAAGGGAGCAGACCAATATTGTCAATAGCCAGAACTTCAAAAGCTGTTCAGAAGTGAAGATTAAAAACATGGCCAGCAGAGGTAGAAAGATTGGGGTCCTCCCTAGATCTTCTGGTCAGAAGAAAATCTACTCCCTAAAGAAAAAAGCTGTTAAGagtttgtctctgtcagaggCTGAAGACTCTGAAGAATATTTTGTGGCAGAGGAAGATGGTGACGAGGATGAAGATGATCTGGATGAAGTTGAATATTTCTTTCAAGAAGCCACTCCGTATGGACCCTTGATCCCTGGTAAAGGCAGTTTCTACAGACAGATTGGACAGAGGGTGCTTTGGAAACCACCTAAAAATGCCATACCAGCTCACTTGATTAGCTGGCCTGCTcaggagaaaataaaaactaaGAGTGGGTTCTGTGAAAGCACTGGTCTGGCTTATAAATCAGGTGAGAAGGAACAGGATGAGGTTGCGTACAGTGATTACGGGTACTATGGAAAAAAGAGGCTTACAGCAAAACAAGAGGGATCTGACCATCAGAGAACTTCACAGAGGTCTTCAAGAG GTTACTAA